A DNA window from Pseudomonas tohonis contains the following coding sequences:
- the ptrC gene encoding type III secretion system co-regulatory protein PtrC: MTAHSKFVDSSYLVTHVTLDEFHLHFETEVAVCQEDGTFEMLQAPTPIAERRALRQLIRNQAA; the protein is encoded by the coding sequence ATGACCGCCCACTCGAAATTCGTCGACAGCAGCTACCTGGTCACCCACGTCACCCTGGATGAATTCCATCTGCACTTCGAAACCGAAGTCGCCGTGTGCCAGGAGGACGGCACCTTCGAGATGCTCCAGGCCCCGACGCCCATCGCCGAGCGTCGTGCCCTGCGCCAGCTGATCCGCAACCAGGCCGCCTGA
- a CDS encoding xanthine dehydrogenase family protein molybdopterin-binding subunit — MGKIETQSTPGNGILNISRRTFLQGSGGLALGVLFSPLLDAAEMFAADARFEPNAFVRIARDGTVTVVAKHVEMGQGAYTGLATLVAEELDADWSRVVVEGAPANAAVYNNLAFGTLQGTGGSSAMANSFEQMRKAGASARAMLVAAAAKKWKVPAEAITVSDGVVAHAASGNKAGFGELAEAAAQESVPTEVKLKQPKDFKLIGQMTAKRKDSHDKTNGSAVFTQDFKLPGMLVAVVAYPPRFGGVPKTVDASKAKAIAGVVEVVEFRDLPHGRAGVAVLAKNTWAARQGRDALVIEWDESKAFKLGSAEIFAKYRESAGKPGLMATRTGDVEAALAKPAKLIEADFEFPYLAHAAMEPMNCLVRLSDGACELWNGEQWQTGDQVTVAKYLGIPVEKVAITQLYAGGSFGRRANPLSDYPLEAVAVAKAARDKGIKAPVKLVWTREDDTRGGYYRPAYLHRARLALDAEGKLLAWHHRIVGQSIIKGTGMESFLIKDGIDNTSVEGLANLSYAVPNLQVELATPEDIHVPVQWWRSVGHTHTGFAAEVLIDEAATTAGKDPYDYRHALLEKHPRHRGVLELVADKAGWKQPLKAGGEGEKRGRGIAVHESFGSYVAQVVEVTVKADGAYKVDRVVCAVDCGVPINPDVIRAQMEGGIGFGLAAALHSAVTLKDGVVEQSNFHDFQVLRINEMPAVEVHILPSTEQPTGVGEPGVPPLAPALANALHAAVGVRLRTLPFPAQVKA; from the coding sequence ATGGGCAAGATCGAAACCCAGAGCACGCCGGGCAACGGCATCCTCAACATCAGCCGGCGGACCTTCCTCCAGGGCAGCGGCGGGCTGGCCCTGGGCGTGCTCTTCTCGCCGCTCCTGGACGCTGCCGAGATGTTCGCCGCCGATGCGCGCTTCGAACCCAATGCCTTCGTGCGCATCGCTCGCGACGGCACCGTGACCGTGGTCGCCAAGCACGTGGAAATGGGGCAGGGCGCCTACACCGGCCTCGCCACCCTGGTGGCCGAGGAGCTGGATGCCGACTGGAGCCGGGTGGTGGTCGAAGGCGCGCCGGCCAACGCCGCCGTCTACAACAACCTGGCCTTCGGCACCCTTCAGGGCACCGGTGGCAGCAGCGCCATGGCCAACTCCTTCGAGCAGATGCGCAAGGCCGGGGCCAGCGCCCGCGCCATGCTGGTGGCCGCCGCCGCCAAGAAGTGGAAGGTGCCGGCCGAGGCCATCACCGTCAGCGATGGCGTGGTCGCCCATGCCGCCTCCGGCAACAAGGCCGGCTTCGGCGAGCTGGCCGAGGCGGCCGCGCAGGAATCGGTGCCCACCGAGGTGAAGCTCAAGCAGCCAAAGGACTTCAAGCTCATCGGCCAGATGACCGCCAAGCGCAAGGACAGCCACGACAAGACCAACGGCAGTGCCGTCTTCACCCAGGATTTCAAGCTGCCCGGCATGCTGGTGGCGGTGGTCGCCTACCCGCCGCGCTTCGGCGGCGTGCCGAAGACGGTGGACGCGAGCAAGGCCAAGGCCATCGCCGGTGTGGTGGAGGTGGTCGAGTTCCGCGACCTGCCCCATGGCCGCGCCGGGGTCGCCGTGCTGGCGAAGAACACCTGGGCCGCGCGCCAGGGGCGCGACGCGCTGGTCATCGAATGGGACGAGAGCAAGGCCTTCAAACTGGGCAGCGCCGAGATCTTCGCCAAATACCGCGAGAGCGCTGGCAAGCCCGGGCTGATGGCCACGCGCACCGGTGACGTGGAGGCCGCGCTGGCCAAGCCGGCGAAGCTGATCGAGGCGGACTTCGAATTCCCCTACCTGGCCCACGCGGCGATGGAGCCGATGAACTGCCTGGTCCGGCTTTCCGACGGTGCCTGCGAGCTGTGGAACGGCGAGCAGTGGCAGACCGGCGACCAGGTGACGGTGGCCAAGTACCTGGGCATCCCCGTGGAGAAGGTCGCCATCACCCAGCTCTACGCCGGCGGCAGCTTCGGCCGCCGCGCCAACCCGCTTTCCGACTACCCGCTGGAGGCGGTGGCGGTGGCCAAGGCTGCGCGCGACAAAGGCATCAAGGCGCCGGTGAAGCTGGTCTGGACCCGCGAGGACGACACCCGGGGCGGCTACTACCGCCCGGCCTACCTGCACCGCGCGCGCCTGGCGCTGGACGCCGAGGGCAAGCTGCTGGCCTGGCATCACCGCATCGTCGGCCAGTCCATCATCAAGGGCACCGGCATGGAGTCCTTCCTGATCAAGGACGGCATCGACAACACCTCGGTAGAAGGGCTGGCGAACCTCTCCTACGCCGTGCCCAACCTGCAGGTGGAGCTGGCCACCCCCGAGGACATCCACGTCCCGGTGCAGTGGTGGCGCTCGGTGGGCCACACCCACACCGGTTTCGCTGCCGAGGTGCTGATCGACGAAGCGGCGACCACCGCCGGCAAGGACCCGTACGACTACCGCCACGCGCTGCTGGAGAAGCATCCGCGCCATCGTGGCGTGCTGGAACTGGTGGCGGACAAGGCGGGCTGGAAGCAGCCGCTCAAGGCCGGTGGCGAAGGCGAGAAGCGGGGTCGCGGGATCGCCGTGCACGAATCCTTCGGCAGCTACGTGGCCCAGGTGGTGGAAGTGACGGTGAAGGCCGATGGCGCCTACAAGGTGGATCGCGTGGTCTGCGCCGTGGATTGCGGCGTGCCGATCAACCCCGATGTGATCCGGGCGCAGATGGAAGGTGGTATCGGCTTTGGCCTGGCGGCGGCGCTGCACAGCGCGGTGACGCTGAAGGACGGAGTGGTGGAGCAATCCAACTTCCACGACTTCCAGGTGTTGCGGATCAACGAGATGCCGGCCGTGGAGGTGCACATCCTGCCGTCCACCGAGCAGCCCACCGGTGTGGGTGAACCCGGGGTGCCGCCCCTGGCGCCGGCACTGGCCAACGCCCTGCATGCGGCGGTGGGCGTGCGCTTGCGGACCCTGCCGTTCCCCGCCCAGGTCAAGGCCTGA
- a CDS encoding (2Fe-2S)-binding protein, producing MITLNLNGQDKELDIAPDMPLLWALRDVAEMTGTKYGCGMALCGACTVHVDGQPTRACITPVSMLVGKKVTTIEAVGEGEVGKAVQEAWRKLDVVQCGYCQSGQIMAATALLAGNRKPSDADIDAAMSGNICRCATYVRIRAAIHEAAGQLA from the coding sequence ATGATCACCCTGAACCTGAATGGTCAAGACAAGGAACTCGATATCGCCCCCGACATGCCGCTGCTCTGGGCATTGCGCGACGTCGCCGAGATGACCGGCACCAAGTACGGCTGCGGCATGGCCCTGTGCGGGGCCTGCACCGTGCACGTGGATGGCCAGCCGACGCGGGCCTGTATCACGCCGGTATCCATGCTGGTGGGCAAGAAGGTCACCACCATCGAGGCGGTGGGCGAGGGCGAAGTGGGCAAGGCGGTGCAGGAAGCCTGGCGCAAGCTCGACGTGGTGCAGTGCGGCTACTGCCAGTCGGGGCAGATCATGGCGGCCACGGCTCTGCTGGCGGGCAACCGCAAACCCAGCGACGCCGACATCGATGCCGCCATGAGCGGCAACATCTGCCGCTGCGCCACCTATGTGCGCATCCGTGCGGCCATCCACGAAGCAGCCGGCCAGCTGGCCTGA